The Anopheles merus strain MAF chromosome 2L, AmerM5.1, whole genome shotgun sequence genome has a segment encoding these proteins:
- the LOC121594527 gene encoding protein encore isoform X3, translated as MSTVAVAAQQHTTESRTHSLANLAEQQQQSTIGSAISAENGHSPAMPCAPCPSSQAAGVRSVDSPESPVPSGCDGGGGADTGSSNSNSSSSSSSSSGNAMANGQTDTSAPSGGGGGADGQQQQQQQPQQMQQQQGDCSQQQQDQPPISGPRPASGGRQQRIAGGKGKHLTRSHAMRESTSPPRTPTPRSPSDTHTSSSSSSNPISGGGGGGGSTGGTNNTTTASTTTTTTNAVAVSSSSTSGSNTNSNTGTLCNGPQSQPERGNGALASASTMMSDTDSLAKHNSSGPGGGGGGGGGSSGNGSPNIVLFAGGEEQRSTSGKSQLDLDFPKLTPPKTSFNPNAGSNGSNQHHPKSNGSVKNNGSGKANGAAAVCETDKSTATSTGPTKQQSATPTVVSTAGSPTQPGGSSIDTPDGGGAGRGGGMPAGPTNPSNHNHLVSGEQAMGGEPTTVSSDRQQHSPATSPANSSSNYCDSDGRHGSYQHQQQREVNFSSSQDGAATDGPINIQFSHETETRYIQCDSPTDGLMRSGGGVAGTGPTTTPPSGGKKRSGASGKGGNKAARLKNLSGGSSSSVDGGGGGLGGGMASFMSRDSLCDPFTDQSGVNLLQFFKETLNKNFKDRNMLMKIEKELLSLAMDRSRSQMKFPPMSSYNRMLIHRVAAYFGMEHNVDATQQCVIAEVTPATRIPDIRFKNLISDSFSEEPRKSILKRDTHSFDEYHRFGGGGGGDGGGGGGGGGGGRGGGSGLLHCPDRGMLDRKAKSFEERDEEYDKSKRRLFKNRESIEGRSDERPCVSKSHSFGGYGGSSQNASLLRGDSITSTKSAGARLFTKQDSNASTNTPWRLSPSSSGSYLTSSYKTQSIRSDSVTPSPTGYGSGDHTPEPCVPSPSATCGVMWAVTDMASVPKGSVLIDPQTFQPIVNQDGSLYHFDPSNLPPTATGGGPWPAAGGAKVSKRKFEKQKSFNSKNNINSSSSLESSIDGPVLGKSVDCGLQTVIPADNGPGAVTTIMTMTASPPTTIAEEVVNELGCYDAGGGGGTGGGGLKLLSVKDNPDMDENSSLCEEISQTTNELGALKLQKHQATSPMLQASELQPIDMNEIQYGTNPSDSGSLVHTANTTTLLDEDRSLIDEVAETTGDEPDDLGDTLEALGKTDPTGHNNNNNNNNNPALGAAVQLLHVHDPVSSSSTLDAADDDDDEDDDEDRSETPTDGGQEEVDKKNDMVKVANVVQTVVPLTSYASASATPNGGGSAGVSAYTVTYDGGGSGHPGTTVYATGTPGLSTTTYQTAPDGAIYAVPSSLVYTYPTAMDPAEMSGGYFVPVYDPQQQQREASLCSTPGASIYSAPAGAASTVLHPIAYTQSAAAAAAYTGAPLYQNPVMYSSDQFPAAQAAAAAAAAGQLSQYPISYPIGIGYPFNGATYQNYWNQPITYYVPQTPVPSTVGGASILMPPPMPQTPGTGGIITTTATVPTTTPGTSGAPMAGKRNTTPPQNGGHGQSQGGATHSASVTPVPISPFATNIPVPLPDTTSAAATGAPMYAAFPQPLYPNMLPFASPMATHPHPAAAPAGTLVPTAASFHPHPVPAGAPQHHPSAHHTAAGASGPHADSSTSSGGLHHPAAHYHHHHQQQHQQGQQGGSGHYSSTNGPSNGGGSGGGGGNSSSSSSSSNSSHSGGNHSNNSATNAPTPQSTPSTPLSLPLSMPPHHGGVPAGATPKGMPLFPTPPIMPNVAGGGGYTGHHHYASSDDRKPGNGGGYKPRGQAAVAAAAGSNGGPTGGSYFNYNASANGRQMTPNSTGGGGNYQPQGGMKGGYAQNNTGNNNQNQNGPLILGPPPSGKLNRHDGSGQPNAVPPANGNSSNNNKPPLIPTLPSMVVPGATAPNAASLAGDKARLNRSSKPPNLDLKRSYNSNSYGGVNSRNTPSTNSNESNGSPNSITSSSVHEHGASQSHHPMVPHHAHHHVGGHGAAGNHPATPTSHHHAGSHPVVSAGGGQQQPAQQHGALHHHHHPGHPAGPHGQHHPHHGGGGGQSMAHGVPQQAQHGGPGGGGGATHYYHAGAGQSMAQAGGGGQVGHSGQSSYYAGNGPSHRGGSVGSNGGGNGATGSGSGGNGGGHGAGHPHAMPAAAVMHNSAVAAAAAAAAAVEPYHQQLIPINAATGMSYVKIGQAYYPSLTLPQSRRSPPNEIRPIAGVYPTMNMVMPASRQFTPRPQHSSSYSNAKVNKSLR; from the exons ATGAGTACAGTGGCCGTTGCTGCCCAGCAGCATACCACTGAAAGCCGCACGCACAGCCTCGCCAACCtagccgagcagcagcaacagtccaCCATTGGTAGCGCGATTTCGGCAGAAAACGGACACTCTCCCGCTATGCCATGTGCGCCCTGCCCGAGCAGCCAAGCAGCAGGCGTGCGGTCGGTAGATTCACCGGAATCGCCAGTTCCTTCAGGCTGTGACGGCGGGGGTGGAGCGGACactggcagcagcaacagcaacagcagtagtagtagcagtagtagtagtggaaACGCCATGGCAAACGGCCAAACAGACACAAGCGCTCCATCGGGGGGCGGAGGAGGAGCTGatggacagcagcagcagcagcagcagccacagcagatgcagcaacagcaaggcGACTgctcacagcagcagcaggatcaACCACCCATTTCCGGCCCCCGCCCTGCATCCGGCGGTCGACAGCAACGG ATTGCTGGTGGAAAAGGCAAGCATTTAACCCGCAGTCACGCGATGCGTGAGTCAACCTCGCCGCCCCGAACACCGACGCCGCGATCACCATCCGATacgcacaccagcagcagcagcagcagcaatccaatcagcggtggcggcggcggcggcggcagtacGGGTGGTACGAACAACACGACCACTGCCAGCActaccaccacaaccaccaacGCGGTTGCGgtcagtagcagcagtaccagcggcagcaacaccaacagcaacactGGCACCctctgcaatggtccccagaGTCAGCCCGAGCGAGGAAACGGCGCGTTAGCATCGGCATCCACCATGATGAGCGACACCGATTCGCTCGCCAAACACAACAGCTCCGGACCGggtggaggtggaggaggaggagggggcaGTAGTGGCAACGGCTCGCCGAACATTGTCCTGTTTGCCGGCGGGGAGGAGCAGCGCAGCACCAGTGGCAAAAGTCAGCTGGACCTAGACTTCCCGAAGCTGACACCGCCAAAGACGTCCTTCAATCCGAACGCCGGCAGCAACGGTAGCAATCAGCATCACCCGAAAAGCAATGGCAGCGTGAAAAACAATGGCAGTGGCAAAGCGAACGGTGCCGCTGCGGTGTGCGAGACGGACAAATCGACGGCGACCAGCACCGGCCCTACGAAGCAGCAGTCTGCGACGCCGACTGTCGTCAGCACTGCGGGTTCACCGACGCAGCCCGGAGGCAGCAGCATCGACACACCGGACGGTGGGGGAGCGGGCCGTGGCGGAGGTATGCCGGCGGGTCCAACCAATCCGTCCAACCACAACCATCTCGTGTCTGGCGAGCAGGCGATGGGCGGCGAACCGACGACAGTGTCCTCGGACAGGCAGCAGCACTCGCCGGCAACGTCAccggcaaacagcagcagcaactattGTGATAGCGATGGCCGCCACGGTTCgtaccagcaccagcagcagcgggaggtgaacttcagcagcagccaggACGGTGCCGCCACCGACGGTCCGATCAATATACAGTTTTCGCACGAAACGGAAACGCGCTACATACAGTGCGACAGTCCGACCGATGGCCTTATGCGAAGTGGCGGTGGGGTGGCGGGCACTGGTCCAACGACGACGCCGCCGAGCGGTGGCAAGAAACGCAGCGGCGCCTCCGGCAAGGGTGGCAACAAGGCGGCCCGGCTGAAGAACCTAAGCGGGGGCTCCTCGTCCAGCGTcgatggcggtggcggtggcctCGGCGGCGGCATGGCTTCGTTCATGTCGCGCGACAGCCTGTGCGACCCGTTCACCGACCAGAGCGGCGTGAATTTGCTGCAGTTCTTCAAGGAAACGCTGAACAAAAACTTCAAAGATCGCAACATGCTGATGAAGATCGAGAAGGAGCTGCTGTCGCTCGCGATGGACCGGAGCCGCAGCCAGATGAAGTTTCCGCCCATGTCTTCCTACAACCGGATGCTGATCCACCGGGTCGCGGCGTACTTCGGCATGGAGCACAACGTGGACGCGACGCAGCAGTGCGTGATTGCGGAGGTGACGCCGGCCACCCGCATCCCGGACATACGGTTCAAGAATCTCATCTCGGACAGCTTCTCGGAGGAGCCGCGCAAGTCGATCCTGAAGCGGGACACGCACAGCTTCGACGAGTACCACCGGtttggcggtggcggcggggGAGATGGTGGAGGAGGCGGCGGAGGAGGCGGTGGTGGCAGGGGTGGTGGTAGCGGGTTGCTGCACTGTCCCGACCGGGGCATGCTCGACCGGAAGGCGAAAAGCTTCGAGGAGCGGGACGAAGAGTACGACAAGTCGAAGCGGAGGCTGTTCAAAAACCGTGAG TCAATTGAGGGACGATCGGACGAGCGGCCTTGCGTTTCGAAATCGCACAGCTTCGGTGGTTATGGCGGATCGTCGCAGAATGCATCGCTGCTGCGGGGCGATTCGATAACGTCGACCAAAAGTGCCGGTGCCCGGCTGTTCACGAAGCAGGACTCTAACGCCAGCACCAACACGCCCTGGAGGCTGTCCCCGTCGAGCAGTGG GTCGTACCTTACTTCCAGTTACAAAACGCAATCGATCCGCTCGGACTCGGTAACACCGTCCCCGACCGGCTACGGCAGCGGCGACCACACACCGGAACCGTGCGTGCCCTCCCCGTCGGCCACGTGCGGCGTGATGTGGGCCGTAACCGATATGGCAAGCGTGCCCAAGGGCAGCGTACTGATTGATCCGCAAACGTTCCAGCCAATCGTAAACCAGGACGG CTCGCTGTACCATTTCGATCCCTCCAATCTGCCTCCGACGGCGACTGGTGGTGGTCCCTGGCCAGCTGCGGGCGGCGCCAAAGTGTCGAAGCGAAAGTTTGAGAAGCAGAAATCGTTCAACAGTAAGAACAatatcaacagcagcagctcgctCGAAAGTTCGATCGACGGTCCGGTGCTTGGGAAGTCGGTTGACTGTGGACTGCAGACGGTGATCCCTGCCGACAATGGGCCGGGGGCCGTCACGACCATTATGACGATGACGGCGTCACCACCAACCACCATCGCGGAGGAGGTGGTCAACGAGCTAGGTTGCTACGAtgcgggtggtggtggcggcaccGGTGGCGGCGGCCTAAAGTTGCTGAGCGTTAAGGATAACCCCGATATGGATG AAAATTCAAGCCTCTGCGAAGAGATCTCACAAACCACAAACGAGCTTGGCGCGCTGAAGTTGCAGAAACATCAAGCCACCAGTCCCATGCTGCAGGCCAGCGAACTGCAGCCAATCGATATGAACGAA ATTCAGTACGGTACTAATCCGAGTGACAGTGGAAGCCTGGTGCATACTGCCAACACTACAACGCTGCTAGACGAGGACCGATCGCTGATCGACGAGGTGGCGGAAACGACCGGCGACGAACCGGACGATCTCGGCGACACGCTGGAGGCGCTCGGTAAAACCGACCCGACcggccacaacaacaacaacaacaacaacaataatccGGCTCTGGGTGCTGCTGTACAATTGTTGCACGTACACGATCCTGTCAGTAGTAGCAGCACGCTAGACGCcgccgacgatgacgacgacgaggacgacgacgaggatcGCAGCGAAACGCCGACCGACGGTGGGCAGGAGGAGGTGGACAAGAAGAACGACATGGTGAAGGTGGCGAACGTGGTCCAAACGGTAGTGCCGCTGACGAGCTACGCGAGTGCCAGCGCTACACCGAACGGTGGTGGAAGTGCGGGCGTCAGTGCATACACCGTCACGTACgacggtggtggtagtggccATCCGGGTACTACTGTGTATGCGACCGGCACTCCGGGCCTGTCCACGACGACATATCAGACTGCG CCGGACGGTGCCATCTACGCGGTACCATCGTCGCTGGTCTACACATATCCCACGGCAATGGATCCGGCCGAAATGTCCGGCGGGTACTTTGTGCCGGTGTACgatccgcagcagcagcagcgcgagGCAAGCCTCTGTTCGACGCCGGGCGCGTCGATCTATTCGGCCCCGGCCGGTGCCGCCTCGACCGTGCTGCATCCGATCGCGTACACGCAGAGTGCGGCAGCGGCCGCAGCGTACACCGGCGCGCCACTGTACCAGAACCCGGTCATGTACTCGTCGGACCAGTTCCCGGCGGCCCAGGCCGCGGCAGCGGCCGCAGCAGCCGGTCAGCTTTCGCAGTATCCCATTAGCTATCCGATCGGTATAGGATACCCGTTCAATG GTGCTACGTACCAAAACTACTGGAATCAGCCAATCACTTACTACGTTCCTCAGACGCCCGTCCCGTCGACGGTTGGTGGTGCGTCCATACTCATGCCGCCGCCGATGCCGCAAACGCCCGGCACCGGGGGCATCATCACGACCACGGCCACCGTACCGACGACCACGCCCGGCACGTCCGGGGCACCGATGGCGGGCAAGCGCAACACGACACCGCCCCAGAACGGTGGGCACGGCCAGTCGCAGGGCGGCGCCACGCACAGTGCCTCGGTAACGCCCGTGCCGATCTCACCATTCGCCACGAATATTCCCGTACCACTGCCCGACACCACGTCGGCGGCGGCGACCGGAGCCCCGATGTACGCCGCCTTCCCGCAGCCCCTGTACCCGAACATGCTTCCATTCGCCAGCCCGATGGCGACCCATCCCCATCCGGCTGCGGCCCCCGCCGGCACACTAGTACCCACTGCCGCATCATTCCATCCGCACCCGGTACCGGCCGGTGCACCGCAGCACCATCCCAGCGCTCACCATACGGCGGCCGGCGCTTCCGGCCCGCACGCCGACTCGTCCACCAGCAGCGGAGGGCTGCACCATCCAGCAGCAcactaccaccatcatcaccagcagcagcatcagcagggGCAACAGGGAGGCAGTGGCCACTATTCCAGCACGAACGGACCGTCGAATGGAGGGGGCAGTGGAGGCGGTGGCggcaacagcagtagcagtagcagcagtagcaacagcagTCACAGCGGTGGCaaccacagcaacaacagtgcCACAAACGCACCCACACCCCAGTCGACGCCGAGCACACCGCTCTCGCTGCCCCTGTCCATGCCGCCCCATCACGGCGGTGTGCCGGCCGGTGCAACGCCCAAAGGTATGCCGCTCTTTCCAACGCCCCCGATCATGCCGAATGTGGCGGGCGGCGGAGGATACACGGGGCATCACCATTACGCTTCGTCGGACGACCGGAAGCCGGGCAACGGGGGAGGCTACAAACCGAGAGGCCAGGCggcagtggcggcggcggccggttCCAACGGGGGGCCGACCGGTGGCAGCTACTTCAACTACAACGCATCGGCCAACGGACGGCAGATGACACCGAATAGCACGGGCGGCGGAGGCAACTATCAGCCGCAGGGAGGCATGAAGGGTGGCTACGCACAGAACAATACAGGGAACAATAACCAAAACCAGAACGGGCCGCTAATACTGGGGCCGCCGCCGTCGGGTAAGCTGAACCGCCACGATGGCTCGGGCCAGCCGAACGCCGTCCCACCGGCGAACGGCAACTCctcgaacaacaacaaaccgcCGCTGATACCGACGCTACCGAGCATGGTGGTGCCGGGGGCGACCGCACCGAACGCTGCCAGTCTGGCGGGCGATAAAGCGCGCCTCAATCGCTCCTCAAAACCGCCCAACCTGGACCTGAAGCGCAgctacaacagcaacagctacGGTGGGGTGAACAGCCGCAACACGCCCAGCACGAACTCGAACGAGAGCAACGGCTCACCGAACAGTATTACGTCTTCTTCCGTGCACGAGCACGGTGCGTCCCAGTCGCACCATCCAATGGTGCCACACCACGCGCACCATCACGTTGGCGGACATGGTGCTGCCGGCAACCATCCAGCGACACCGACGTCTCACCATCACGCGGGTAGCCATCCGGTGGTGTCGGCGGGCGGCGGGCAGCAGCAACCTGCCCAGCAGCACGGTGcactgcaccaccaccatcatccagGGCATCCGGCGGGGCCGCACGGGCAACATCATCCGCatcacggtggtggtggcggccaGTCGATGGCACACGGTGTGCCGCAGCAAGCGCAGCACGGTGGTCCGGGCGGTGGAGGGGGCGCAACACACTATTACCACGCGGGTGCAGGACAGTCGATGGCAcaggctggtggtggtgggcagGTGGGCCACTCTGGCCAATCGTCCTACTACGCGGGCAACGGTCCGTCGCACCGAGGTGGCAGCGTGGGAAGCAACGGGGGCGGTAATGGAGCGACCGGTTCTGGGTCGGGCGGAAATGGAGGTGGCCATGGTGCGGGACATCCGCACGCGATGCCGGCCGCCGCCGTAATGCACAATTCAGCGGttgcagcggcggcggcggctgcggccGCTGTTGAACCGTACCATCAGCAGCTGATCCCGATTAATGCGGCGACCGGGATGTCGTACGTCAAAATCGGACAGGCGTATTAT CCATCGCTAACATTGCCGCAAAGCCGCCGATCGCCTCCTAATGAAATACGTCCAATTGCCGGGGTCTATCCGACGATGAATATGGTGATGCCGG CATCTCGACAATTTACACCACGaccacagcacagcagcagctacagcaATGCCAAGGTGAATAAATCGCTTCGATAA